In Spea bombifrons isolate aSpeBom1 chromosome 12, aSpeBom1.2.pri, whole genome shotgun sequence, the following proteins share a genomic window:
- the LOC128470330 gene encoding guanylin-like isoform X1, which translates to MKTLLLSLVLVLFLWGPGADALKVQVGKFTYSLESVMKLKQLMDDDREEPGVSPHDLCSHHKLPEEFSPVCEEQDAPDIFVKLAVEAAINLDECELCANPACPGCS; encoded by the exons ATGAAGACCCTTCTCTTGTCTTTGGTTTTAGTTCTGTTCCTCTGGGGGCCGGGAGCCGACGCTTTGAAAGTTCAG GTGGGGAAATTCACCTATTCCTTGGAATCTGTCATGAAACTGAAGCAGCTGATGGACGATGATCGGGAAGAACCCGGTGTCTCTCCGCATGACCTCTGCAGCCACCACAAGCTCCCCGAGGAATTCAGCCCCGTCTGCGAGGAGCAGGACGCCCCAGACATCTTCGTAAAGCTG GCAGTAGAAGCTGCCATTAATTTGGATGAATGCGAGCTGTGTGCCAACCCTGCCTGCCCCGGGTGCTCCTAA
- the LOC128470330 gene encoding guanylin-like isoform X2 produces MKTLLLSLVLVLFLWGPGADALKVQVGKFTYSLESVMKLKQLMDDDREEPGVSPHDLCSHHKLPEEFSPVCEEQDAPDIFVKLVEAAINLDECELCANPACPGCS; encoded by the exons ATGAAGACCCTTCTCTTGTCTTTGGTTTTAGTTCTGTTCCTCTGGGGGCCGGGAGCCGACGCTTTGAAAGTTCAG GTGGGGAAATTCACCTATTCCTTGGAATCTGTCATGAAACTGAAGCAGCTGATGGACGATGATCGGGAAGAACCCGGTGTCTCTCCGCATGACCTCTGCAGCCACCACAAGCTCCCCGAGGAATTCAGCCCCGTCTGCGAGGAGCAGGACGCCCCAGACATCTTCGTAAAGCTGG TAGAAGCTGCCATTAATTTGGATGAATGCGAGCTGTGTGCCAACCCTGCCTGCCCCGGGTGCTCCTAA